TTAAAAGAAGAATTAGGACATtaattgtaacaccctaatatttcCAAACCAGGCTTAAGTTGTGCTTGGATTATGTTAGTGGTTAGCATTTAAGTTTGCGGAATTTAACTATATTTATAGAAAATAGTTTACAAAAAATAGTGGGTAATtaacatttttcccctttctttTATCTTCTTGAAAGCCATTTTGAAAATAACTACGGTCATGATCATTAGGATTATTACTGGTATTTGAAACTTAGGGTATGCATAATGATAACACTGCAAAAGTTGAGCCTACAAATAAATGTCTTTTATGTGAGGTTGGCTATAAATATCAAGGTTGCGAGATATGGCTCAAATGTGATCAAAAGATAATTTTTGCTTCATGCTCCAAAAAGCAGATCTCTGAGACCTAGTTGACTTTGCCGCCAAAAGAAATCTCCATCTTTCTGATTTCCATAGTTAGTGTATGACTTAGAGTTCAATGAGGGTCCTTTCTTCGAGAATCTATGGGTGGAAATCCTTTCAGTTTAGTGAAGGACAGTATAACATGAGAGTGAGGAGGTGGGAAGAGATAAGGGCATAAGGCGAAAGTACGCGAATGACATATTGAAAAGATAACCAGAGATACAAGAGATAGATAGCCTAGGGATTTTCTATAAAAAGAAGATTAGAACGAGTCGGAAAAGGTTCAAATGTTCCTTAGGTGTGTTCAAATTGGGTTATGAAAAATCTAATTCGGGTTTAGGTGAAGTCTTTCTTCTAGAGTGTCACTTTGCAAGCTCTGTAGTGTTCTCTATATTTGGAAATAGGAAATAAATTATAGATAATCAAGTTAGCTTTAAAATGACCCTTAAACCAAGTCAAATGTATCTGTAGTTGGAGATATTTATAATTGATCATTTGTCAGGTTGGTTGGTTATAGCGTGATTTCCTACTCTAAACTTGCTACTATTTTGTCTCCCTAACATAATTCAAAATTGATCTTGTGGTGATCTGAAAGAATGAAGGAATTGTTCTCATCTTCTCATAGTGTCAAAGATCATTTAAATTCGATAAATATGGAATGAGTTATGACTATATTTGTAGAGTTATTATTGCCGGTTAAGAATTTACTTAAGTTTGTGTTGTCAtactttcaaattttaaattagggAAGTTAGTTTTCATGTGCATCATCTAGGTTTTTGCcatgaatttaattaattaataacgaatttattattgaataattAAACTTATAAATGATCTTAtggattttgaatttcttttgcATCTTAAGCTTGTGTTTATTAATGATCATTAAACTTTTataataacttttaattttaaatatctacttttatttattaaaattttatgttgTGATATTTCTTATTTTTCCCTAAGTTTATCAATAGACTACCTTATGACTTCTAATTTGTTTATTATCATACCAAACATTACAAAATGGGATGATTAACATGGTTAAAAAATTTAGGATGTTACATTAATGGTTTTGGTGGGGGCATTATTCCATGTCTGAGTCGTTTTCTCAAATCTGTGTCTAGTCcatatttaagttttttttatagatattttgGAATATACATATAGTACttcaaatattaaatattttgtcttGATCTATATAAGATTTTAAGGATTTTCATTCAGTCTTTGTAAATTACACCAGATAATCCACGGACTAATACAACAAAGACAACCTCACATTGAAAAAGAGGGACGAAATGATACCGGGAAAAAAAATCCTAACAACTTAGGAGGGAGTGGGGACCAAAAACATATTTAAGCCAAAATATGCAAACCAAGCAGACACTTAATAATCattcttgttcttgttcttgaaCCATTTTCTTTTTGTGGCAACAAATAAGTTGTCAGTCCTATCTGTATGATTAAGCTAATCTTGTTTGTTCATATGATTGATAATAATGAAGAAGTTGCAATTGTGACTGTAAatgctttttttatttaaacagaAAAACACACATCATAGCTGTGTCAGGTAATTAATTGTGCCCCTTTCCCGCTCAGGTTTGGAATCATAACTTCTTCTGGGAGTGTATGCGACCAGATGGGGGTGATATGCCCGAGCTAGGTCTTCTTCAACAGATTGAAAAAGATTTCGGATCATTTACAAACTTTAGAGACAAGTTTGTAGAAGCTTCCCTCACACTATTTGGTTCTGGCTGGGTTTGGCTAGTTTGTAAGTCTACTCAAtgcttaaaaaataatatgttgGTTGCACAGAATTCATAAATGATCTTAATATGTGTATATAACCATTGGAGTTCCCCTATAATACATGTGTGGCTATGGAAGGACACACAGGTTTTCTAGAAGATTTCAGTTGACAgtaaataaagagaaaaaaaggatTAGTTCAGCTAGGATCAGTGATATTTTGGAGAGTAAGGGTCTCTTTGATCATGCTAATCAAGATCCTTAGTCAATAAACACATTTCTTGAGTACTTTTTGTCCCCCCTGCGGGCgcgtatttttttttaataaaaagaataaaaaaagaaatatttctGATTCCAGTCTAACATTATCAaagtaaatcaattttttcaaaaagtaAGATGTTCAAATTGTTTTACTGGTGTGGTTCTTAAACCCTCATTGCCATTATGTAGAATACTTTTGTTTATTATTCCTGAGGCAGAGCTAAACTTTCCTCATTCCCAGTTCAAATATGGaacaattgtttggatgatctGTGTTTGATAGAACTATGTTCAAGTATATTATCTTAAACTAtcgaatatttataattttaggaTTAAGGAATAAACAAAGGTGAAAGATTCACCAAATATGATTATAGATAATAGGAAAAGATCAGCCTAATATGTATTGCTAGGTCAAATAATGTAGTCCTATTGATGTGAGCCCATGTATGCAAAGAATAATGCCCTAATAATATGCATTAGGTATATGATAAAACAGAAATCTGAATTTAGAAATcctaaattttgttttatcaaTTAGATGATTAATCGACTTCACATTGCACTTTATAGATATTTTATTCAATATCCTCTTCCATAAACGTAATGTCATTAGGATTCCATTATCATCCTCCTGTGCTTAAAATTGTCAAGGTTGTTTGTGAATAATCCATTGATTTAATCTTTTATCAGTTGTCTTTTTCCTATTCTGTTGATACAATTCTTTTCCAGATATTTGTTCTAATAATGTCAATGGTTATTGCTAATATTCACATTTGATTGTTTTAGTGAAGCGAGAAGAAAGACGACTAGCCATAGTGAAAACTGCAAATGCCATTTGTCCAATTGTGTGGGATCACATAGTAAGCTAATTTCCACATTCCTCCAAATTGGTTGATTTATTATTGTCATTGGAACTGATAATATTTTTATGATGTAGCCAATTATCAACTTGGATTTGTGGGAGGTAtaatctctctttctctctatcACAACAAAACTTGTGGTCATGAGGATGTACATACAATTACATCGCAGGAACCTTTATGTTTATCATTACTAACTGGAAATGCTTTCTTCCCTTTTGTACAGCATGCTTATTATCTGGATTATAAGGTATGTTCATCATGGATTATCACTTAGTTTCCAGGAGAATATTAACTGAAAAATTCTGATGCGACTTTTTGGACAGAATGACAGGGCAAGGTATGTGAATGTATTTCTTGACCACCTTGTATCTTGGGATGCTGCATCAATGCACTTGACACGGGCAGAAGCTTTTGTGAATTTAGGGGAGCCTAAAATCCCTGTTGCATGAACTGCTGAAATGGTATATGTGATCCTCACTGCAAGGAATTCCCCGTGTGTTTTTTCCCAGTTGTCGATTTTTGCAATTTTAAGTCTACGATTAATGACAACTTGACATATCGGGGTGTATGTGACTTAGAACAGTTTAAAAGGGTTTAGGCTACCATTCTATTTGTATGCATGTAATATCTTCtacagatatatatatatatatatatatatatatatatatatatatatatatatatatatatatatatatatatatataaaagagtaAATACTTAACCTGGTCGCTGGCCATCTTTTTTCTTAAATTGCTGCACGATCATGAATTTGTTCATCCACCCCGTAACTCTCTCTCTTCGGAATACGTTGAAATTAAGGAGATTGGAGAGGTAGTTTGTCTAATTTGTGTTTATAATATgaattatgaagagttaatttTGCATGTTAACGAAAAATCTGAGTAGTTgaaattagttataattaacgTGTTTTAATGTTTCCATAGATATTTATTGTAACCTTAAAAGTAAGGTTTTATTTAATTCTTTGTTAAAAAAACGGTTACATGTTTTGTCTGGTAGAAATGTTCTAAATTTTGTTTGGTAAACGATAATGTAAAATATtcataaattgataaaaaaaaatgaccACAGCACGAGTATTATTGGCTGAACCAACACTACCTAATGTATCATGCGGGCTCTGA
The genomic region above belongs to Arachis stenosperma cultivar V10309 chromosome 5, arast.V10309.gnm1.PFL2, whole genome shotgun sequence and contains:
- the LOC130982914 gene encoding superoxide dismutase [Fe] 3, chloroplastic isoform X2 translates to MSSCYFSPLHTTCHLTSTGLSTKFKIPKLHMKKRCQVSSRSSKVTAFYGLRTPPYEHDALEPYMSKRTIDMHWGEHHHNFIEGLNKQLEKDDILYGYTLDELVKVTYNNGNPLPEFNNAAEVWNHNFFWECMRPDGGDMPELGLLQQIEKDFGSFTNFRDKFVEASLTLFGSGWVWLVLKREERRLAIVKTANAICPIVWDHIPIINLDLWEHAYYLDYKNDRARYVNVFLDHLVSWDAASMHLTRAEAFVNLGEPKIPVA
- the LOC130982914 gene encoding superoxide dismutase [Fe] 3, chloroplastic isoform X1; protein product: MSSCYFSPLHTTCHLTSTGLSTKFKIPKLHMQKKRCQVSSRSSKVTAFYGLRTPPYEHDALEPYMSKRTIDMHWGEHHHNFIEGLNKQLEKDDILYGYTLDELVKVTYNNGNPLPEFNNAAEVWNHNFFWECMRPDGGDMPELGLLQQIEKDFGSFTNFRDKFVEASLTLFGSGWVWLVLKREERRLAIVKTANAICPIVWDHIPIINLDLWEHAYYLDYKNDRARYVNVFLDHLVSWDAASMHLTRAEAFVNLGEPKIPVA